The window ACACCAGGATGCCACCCGCCTGCCCGTCTCGTTAACCTGCAACAAATATCGCCTGGGGAACAGGGAGATCGACGCGGTAAGCGTCTCTGCCTCGAAGGATAGGAACGGCAAGATCCATGTCACGCTGGTCAATGCCGATCCCAACAACGAACAGCAGATCAGCGCCCAGCTGATCGGAGCAGCGGTGAAACGGGTAACCGGTCAACTGCTCACTTCGGCCAAGATCAACGATTACAACACTTTCGATCATCCGGATAAAGTAAAGGTGACCAACTTCAAGGGGGCATCCCTGAAAAACGGCAACCTCTCGGTTGTACTCCCCACCAAATCGGTCGTCATGCTCGAATTAGAATAAGTCAATCAATGCGTATGAGTAAATATGTTATCGGACTGGATTACGGCACCGACTCATGCCGTGCCATCATCGTAGATGCTGCCAACGGAAAGGAGATAGCCTCCGCAGTGAAATACTATCCCCGCTGGATGAAGGGTTACTATTGCGATCCGCACACCAACCGCTACCGGCAACATCCCCTCGACTACATCGAAGTACTGGAGGAGAGCATCCGGGAGGCACTCTCCAGATCGCCTGAAGGAACTGCAGAGCGGATTGTGGGCATAGGGGTCGACACCACCGGCTCCACGCCGGTACTGACCGACCGCCAAGGCACCCCCCTGGCACTTCTTCCGCAGTTTGCAGAGAATCCCAATGCCATGTTCGTTCTCTGGAAAGATCACACCGCAGTGAAGGAGGCCGGAGAGATCAACAGGCTGGCAAAAGAGTGGGAAACCGATTACACCGCCTATGAAGGCGGAATCTACTCCTCCGAATGGGTCTGGGCCAAGATGCTCCATATGCTTCGCGAAGATGAACAACTGCGTCACGTAGCCTACTCCTGGGTAGAACACTGCGACTGGATTCCGGGACTGCTTACCGGCAACACCATGCCGGAAACCATGCTTCGTAGCCGTTGTGCCGCAGGTCACAAGGCGATGTGGCACGAGAGCTGGGAGGGACTCCCATCGGAAAAGTTCCTTACCACCCTCGATCCGCTGCTGACCGGTTTCCGTCAGCATCTCTACCGCAAGACATACCCGAGTGACACCCGTGTTGGATATCTCACCGAAGAGTGGGCCCGCAAGCTGGGACTTACCACCAACGTTGCCGTGGCTGTCGGGGCCCTGGATAGCCACATGGGCGCGGTGGGGGTGGAGATCAAACCGGGCGATTTTGTAAGGGTGATCGGTACCTCTACCTGCGACATCATGGCCGTTCCTTACGAGGAGATGGGCAACCGGCTTATACCGGGCATCTGCGGTCAGGTAGACGGATCGGTCATCCCCGGGATGATCGGACTGGAAGCGGGGCAGTCGGGTTTCGGCGATATCTACGCCTGGTTCAAACGGTTGCTGGAGTGGCCAATTCGCAACATCATCGCCAAAAGCGAACTGATTAATCCCGAAACGAGGGAGAGACTGATCGAAGAGGTATCCACAGCCATCATTCCGGAGCTGACCAGAGAGGCAGAGAAGGTGCCAGCAGGTGAAAGTACCATCCTGGCCACCGACTGGATGAACGGACGTCGCACTCCCGATGCCAACCAGCTCCTTAAAGGTTCACTCACGGGATTAACGCTGGGCAGCTCGGCTCCCCTGATTTTCCGGGCACTGGTGGAGGCCACCGCTTTCGGCTCAAAGGCGATTGTTGACCGACTCCTGGAGAACGGCATCGAGATCAAGCAGGTTATCGGTATCGGCGGCATCTCATTGAAATCACCCTTTGTGATGCAGACGATGGCCGATGTGCTGGGCATGTCGATCAAGGTTGCCCGCACAGAGCAGTCGTGCGCCTTTGGCAGTGCCATGTTCGGGGCAGTGGCTGCAGGTCTCTACCGGAAAGTGGAAGAGGCACAACAGGCTATGGGACAGGGATTTGTTACTACCTACCACCCCAATGAGCGGAATCATCAGCTCTATAGCGAGCTTTACAGAAAATACCAGCGACTGGGCAAGTTTACCGAAGAGGAGTTACGTCAATCCTGACAGGATAGAACAGGGTTAAAAGAGATGCAGCCAGGCGTCACGAGATGTGCGGCCTGGCTGCTGCATTAGCCAGTGAACTGTGTTGGATTCGAACCAACGACCTCTGCCCTGTCAAGGCAGCGCTCTAAACCAGCTGAGCTAACAATTCGGATATACAAAAGTATAACAAATCCTTCAAATAACCAAACGAAATTTCGGTTTGGCAGAGTCAAGCAGCAAGTGCAATTTACATTAATTGTTTGTAAAACTCAACTTTGGGTGTGTTAAAGTCCAATTTTTTCCTCGGTCTTTCATTCAGCCTGTGCTGTATCCGCTTCAATCTGTCGGGTGGATAGTCCTTGAAGGACGCCCCCTTGGGGATGTATTGCCGGATGAGCTTGTTCGCGTTTTCGATCGATCCTTTTTGCCATGCCAAATAGGGGTCGGTGAAGTACACCGGGCTTCCAGCATCTCCGTGATCCGTTCGTGCGCCGCGAACTCCAAGCCGTTGTCCGTGGTGATCGTCCTTATCACGTCCTTGTAGGGTAGCAACATGCGGCACAGCACCTTGGCCAACCCTTTCGAGTCCCTTCCGCGGGGCAGTTCCCCGATCATCACGAGGTTCGTCTTCCTTTCCGTCACCGTCAGTATCGCCTCCGACTGGTCGGCCCCTATCATCGTGTCCATCTCGAAGTCGCCGAAGCGCTTCCCGTCGGCCTCCACGGGCCTTTCCCGGATGCTCCTGCGGTTGGGGATGCCTCTAACGGAGCCCACCGGTCTCTTGCGGTGCTTGAGCCTGTGACGGCAATGCTTGTAAAGGTCGCCCCCGCGCTTGTCCTTGTTGCGCTGCAACTCCCTGGACACCGCTGAAGGACTGACACCTATCAAGCTCGCGATCATCCGCTGGGTGTCACCGTTTTCTAAACCTAAATAAATCGCGTACCTTTGTTCTGAAGTTAACTGTTTGTATTTTTTCATAAGCAACATAATAGTTAATTTTAGGGAGACTTCGGTCTCCTTTTTCTTTTATGTTGCTGTCCGACTCTCTTCGGGGGCTTGCGCGCCCCCGGCCGTTAGGCAAACCCCCCCGGTGTTTTTCATGATTGTTGTGAAGAATCATTTCAAAAAACAACACGTGGATGTTGCACTTCTAAGTTGAACTTAGGTTTCTCTATAATGGAAGATAGATCAATTTCTTGGTGGCGAAGTAGGGCTCGGAAAAGTAACTGCCGAGCGGAAACGTCTCTACCTTCTTGCCAAACGGTGAGAGTTCGGATGCGAGGTCTCCTCCCTTGAGGCAGATGATTCCATTGGGAAGTGCGTTTTTCTGTTCGGAAGCGATATTCTTCCGCACGATCTTCACAAGATCGGGCAACGGCATCACGGCACGGCTCACCACGAAGTCGAATTTCCCCTTTTCATCCTCCATGCGCGAATGGCTGAAAGCCACGTTGGTCAGACCGATCGCCTGCGATACCTCACGGGCCACCTTCACCTTTTTCCCAATACTGTCGAGCAAGAGGAAGTTGACCTCAGGGAAAAAGATGGCCAGTGGCACGCCGGGAAAGCCTCCTCCGGTGCCCACATCCACAACCGATGTACCCGGTTTGAAATGGATGAACCGGGCAATGGCAAGCGAGTGTAGCACATGGTGCAGATAGAGATTATCGATATCTTTACGCGAGATGACGTTGATCCGCGAATTCCAGTCGGAATAGAGATCGAAAAGAGCGTCGAACTGCTCCTTCTGTTTTTCGGAAAGTTTTGGGAAATATGTATCGATGACGTTCACTTCAGTTGAGATAACATTGAAACAATCGTATTTTCACGCAACAGGGAACGAATGGCCCCATACGGGATAAAAACCTGGGGGACCTGAAGCTGGTAAGCCGAGTATTCGCCTTTGTTGAATGTATAGGTGATACCTTTGTCGGTAAGGAGGAAATTGTTGTTGGGCATGATCTCATCAATTCCGAAGAAGCCCAGGTCTTCAAGTTCCTGAACAGTCTTCACCCGGTTCTCGGTCAACAATGCGCTTTGAAGAACCGGACGCAATGAGAGGTCGTAACCGGGAATGAAGATATCGCCCTCGTTCAGCAGTTCGCCGCTCGTAAGATCAAGCACATAATTCCTGACCGTCTCGTACGACATTTTGCCTCCCTTGTTGTTCACCTGTCTTACCTGAAACGATATGATGCCGTATTGGTTATAGATGATAGAGTCGCTCAGCGTCTCATAATAGGAGTAGAAGAGTTCGGGGAGATGATCATGCTCATCCTCCAGGATATAGTGACCCGCCTCACTGCTATCGGCATGATTGCCATAGAGGGGCCTGTTCACCCTGTAGATTTCAGCATCGTTCCGGTAGTTGGCGATATAGTTCTTCACGTACCTGTCGACTGCCTCCTGGACGGGGAGAGTTTCGTAACTGGGACCGATCACGGTTCTCAGAAAGACACTCCTCGCAGCGTTGACATCGAAGTCGGCAATACTCTCCGGATAGATAAAGTTGAGCTTCAGGTTGCACGACGGATTTTCGGACTTATCATCCAGAAAATATTTCTTGTCGACGGTTATCGTATCAAACGTGACTATGTTATCGGCTTTAAACCGACTCCTCTCGTTGCGGTTGCACGAGAACTGCAGTGAAGCAAGCAGCACAACTGCAGCAAGGAGTGAAAAACCGGATACTTTCTGTTTCATCTGTTAAAAAAACGTATGCAAATATACATATTTTATTTTACTCCTGCATCCCGATGGTAATAATAAGAGGGAACAACCCTGCTTTTGCTTGTTCCCCCTTATAGATACTTGTTAGACCAGGACTTCAATAAGCGTGACCATCCTTGCCGAGGTCTTCGAGTTTCAGCTTCTTGCGTTCCAGCGCCCTCCAGGCGTAAACGATATAGGCAAGCACAAACGGAACGAGCAATGAAACGATCGACATGGCCGTCAGTGTAAACTCGCTGGAAGAGGAGTTTTGTACGGTAAGCGAACTTTGAGGGCTGGTGTACGACGGATAGTATGCCGTATTGTTATATCCTGCTACAAGCAACAGCATGGTCACCGCAACCACTGTTCCCGCTCCGGCAAACCAGATCCCCTTGTTGAACGACCGCTTTACGACCGTGGCGATAATTCCCCACAGTACGGCAACGACACCCAACAGGAAGAGTACAAGCACAACCGGCATCTGAATGAAGTTGTTCAGGTATTTGTAGGGTTCCATAAATACCTCACCCGTATCCGGATTGACGGCGTATCCTTCAGAAACCAGTGTCCAGATGAGGAAAGCTAGGAAGAACACCACAAACGGCACCCCGTTATAGAGTGTATACTTTCTCGATCTTGCATGAAGCACATCATGGTCGAGCCGGTTCACAAAAAAGAGGCTAGCCATTGTTCTTGCCAGGAAAAGCACGGCAAGACCCAGACACCAGTTTCTCGGGTTGCCCAGTGCTTCGAGGCCGTGAAGCGGGTTGTCCCATCCGCTCATCACATTGCCGGGAGTACCAAAGCTCACCAGGTTTACTTTGTTGATGGTAAACTCAGATCCGGTAAAGAATGTCGCAACGGCGACACCAAGCACAAATGTGCCGATTATTCCATTGAAAAAGAGAAATGCACGGTATGTTTTCGGTCCGAACACGTTGCCCGGCTTGGATTGGAACTCATAAGATACGGCCTGTACCACAAACGAGAAGAGTAACAACATCCATACCCAGTATGCCCCACCGAAGCTGGTGGCATAAAAGAGCGGGAAGGAGGCAAAGAAGGCTCCACCAAACGTAACAAGTGTGGTAAAGGTATATTCCCATTTGCGTCCCAGTGCATTGACAACCAATTTCTTCTCATCTTCGGTTTTGGATATTGAGTGGATCATCGACTGACCACCCTGCACAAAAAGAAGAAATACCAACAACCCGCCCAGCAGCGATATTATAAACCACCAGTAATTTTGTAGAAATTCGTAAGTTATCATAATTGCTCGTGTTTTAATGTGATAAAATTTTGTAAAAGACTAAAAATCAGGACCCTTGCGGATCTGTTTCAGCATAATGGTAACTTCCGCAATAAGTAGAACGGTGAATAGCACCGCAAAAAGGATAAAGGTGGTTATCACGTTACCGGCAGCTACTCCCGATACGGCTGCCTGAACAGGCAAAACATCCTGAATGGTCCACGGCTGCCGTCCCACTTCAGCAACAACCCATCCGAACTGGCCGGCCAGGTAAGCCAGCGGTATGCTCCATAAACCTATATACTGCAGCACCTTGGAACTCTCCAGTTTTTTCCGGGCATGGAAGTACCAGACCACGGCAAAGAAGAGGATAAAGAATCCTCCAATCATCACCATGAGGTGAAACATGTAAAAGGTGAGCGGCACATTGGGTATCAGCTGCTCTTCATTTT of the Petrimonas mucosa genome contains:
- a CDS encoding ribulokinase yields the protein MRMSKYVIGLDYGTDSCRAIIVDAANGKEIASAVKYYPRWMKGYYCDPHTNRYRQHPLDYIEVLEESIREALSRSPEGTAERIVGIGVDTTGSTPVLTDRQGTPLALLPQFAENPNAMFVLWKDHTAVKEAGEINRLAKEWETDYTAYEGGIYSSEWVWAKMLHMLREDEQLRHVAYSWVEHCDWIPGLLTGNTMPETMLRSRCAAGHKAMWHESWEGLPSEKFLTTLDPLLTGFRQHLYRKTYPSDTRVGYLTEEWARKLGLTTNVAVAVGALDSHMGAVGVEIKPGDFVRVIGTSTCDIMAVPYEEMGNRLIPGICGQVDGSVIPGMIGLEAGQSGFGDIYAWFKRLLEWPIRNIIAKSELINPETRERLIEEVSTAIIPELTREAEKVPAGESTILATDWMNGRRTPDANQLLKGSLTGLTLGSSAPLIFRALVEATAFGSKAIVDRLLENGIEIKQVIGIGGISLKSPFVMQTMADVLGMSIKVARTEQSCAFGSAMFGAVAAGLYRKVEEAQQAMGQGFVTTYHPNERNHQLYSELYRKYQRLGKFTEEELRQS
- the rsmG gene encoding 16S rRNA (guanine(527)-N(7))-methyltransferase RsmG, whose product is MNVIDTYFPKLSEKQKEQFDALFDLYSDWNSRINVISRKDIDNLYLHHVLHSLAIARFIHFKPGTSVVDVGTGGGFPGVPLAIFFPEVNFLLLDSIGKKVKVAREVSQAIGLTNVAFSHSRMEDEKGKFDFVVSRAVMPLPDLVKIVRKNIASEQKNALPNGIICLKGGDLASELSPFGKKVETFPLGSYFSEPYFATKKLIYLPL
- a CDS encoding RsiV family protein is translated as MKQKVSGFSLLAAVVLLASLQFSCNRNERSRFKADNIVTFDTITVDKKYFLDDKSENPSCNLKLNFIYPESIADFDVNAARSVFLRTVIGPSYETLPVQEAVDRYVKNYIANYRNDAEIYRVNRPLYGNHADSSEAGHYILEDEHDHLPELFYSYYETLSDSIIYNQYGIISFQVRQVNNKGGKMSYETVRNYVLDLTSGELLNEGDIFIPGYDLSLRPVLQSALLTENRVKTVQELEDLGFFGIDEIMPNNNFLLTDKGITYTFNKGEYSAYQLQVPQVFIPYGAIRSLLRENTIVSMLSQLK
- the cydB gene encoding cytochrome d ubiquinol oxidase subunit II codes for the protein MITYEFLQNYWWFIISLLGGLLVFLLFVQGGQSMIHSISKTEDEKKLVVNALGRKWEYTFTTLVTFGGAFFASFPLFYATSFGGAYWVWMLLLFSFVVQAVSYEFQSKPGNVFGPKTYRAFLFFNGIIGTFVLGVAVATFFTGSEFTINKVNLVSFGTPGNVMSGWDNPLHGLEALGNPRNWCLGLAVLFLARTMASLFFVNRLDHDVLHARSRKYTLYNGVPFVVFFLAFLIWTLVSEGYAVNPDTGEVFMEPYKYLNNFIQMPVVLVLFLLGVVAVLWGIIATVVKRSFNKGIWFAGAGTVVAVTMLLLVAGYNNTAYYPSYTSPQSSLTVQNSSSSEFTLTAMSIVSLLVPFVLAYIVYAWRALERKKLKLEDLGKDGHAY